A genomic window from Blastococcus saxobsidens DD2 includes:
- the rpsB gene encoding 30S ribosomal protein S2, producing MAVVSMKQLLDSGVHFGHQTRRWNPKMKRFIFTERNGIYIIDLQQTLGYIDNAYEFVKQTVAHGGSILFVGTKRQAQEVVAEQATRVGMPYVNQRWLGGMLTNFQTVFKRLERLKELEDMEQTGVLVSLSKKEQLVLSREKAKLERSLGGIRDMKKVPSAIWIVDTKKEHIAVGEARKLKIPVVAILDTNCDPDEVDYKIPGNDDAIRSITVLTRVIADAVAEGLMARSAAQANAGREDGGEPAVGAGEPLADWERELLTGGDAAAAPAADDATVAPLPETPAEPADVTVGEVAPVEDVPATTGGKENNAV from the coding sequence ATGGCAGTCGTCAGCATGAAGCAGCTGCTCGACAGCGGCGTCCACTTCGGGCACCAGACCCGTCGCTGGAACCCGAAGATGAAGCGCTTCATCTTCACCGAGCGCAACGGCATCTACATCATCGACCTGCAGCAGACGCTCGGGTACATCGACAACGCCTACGAGTTCGTCAAGCAGACGGTCGCCCACGGCGGCTCGATCCTGTTCGTCGGCACCAAGCGTCAGGCGCAGGAAGTCGTCGCCGAGCAGGCCACGCGCGTCGGCATGCCCTACGTCAACCAGCGCTGGCTGGGCGGCATGCTCACCAACTTCCAGACCGTCTTCAAGCGGCTCGAGCGGCTCAAGGAGCTCGAGGACATGGAGCAGACCGGCGTGCTGGTCAGCCTGTCCAAGAAGGAGCAGCTGGTCCTCAGCCGCGAGAAGGCCAAGCTCGAGCGCAGCCTCGGTGGTATCCGCGACATGAAGAAGGTGCCCAGCGCCATCTGGATCGTGGACACCAAGAAGGAGCACATCGCCGTCGGCGAGGCGCGCAAGCTCAAGATCCCGGTCGTCGCGATCCTGGACACCAACTGCGACCCCGACGAGGTCGACTACAAGATCCCGGGCAACGACGACGCGATCCGCAGCATCACGGTGCTGACCCGCGTGATCGCCGACGCGGTCGCCGAGGGCCTCATGGCCCGCTCGGCCGCGCAGGCGAACGCCGGCCGCGAGGACGGCGGGGAGCCGGCCGTCGGCGCCGGCGAGCCGCTGGCCGACTGGGAGCGCGAGCTCCTGACGGGTGGGGACGCCGCGGCTGCCCCGGCCGCGGACGACGCGACCGTCGCCCCGCTGCCCGAGACCCCGGCCGAGCCGGCCGACGTCACCGTCGGCGAGGTCGCTCCGGTCGAGGACGTCCCCGCCACCACCGGTGGCAAGGAGAACAACGCCGTCTGA
- the whiG gene encoding RNA polymerase sigma factor WhiG, giving the protein MSEATIRRIDESGDDADALLHDLWTRYVEGRDPGLRDRLILHYAPLVKYVAGRVGSGLPAHVEQADLISYGTFGLIDAITRYEPTREVKFESYAMARIRGAIIDELRNTDWIPRSVRVKARAFERTVAELESKLHRTPTDEEVADAMDMDVEDIRKFLGQLSLVNVVALDELLTDDDGGSPRLGDTLQDPTALDPQAMAEHGEARQLLARAVEQLPEREKVVVSLYYFEGLTLADIGRVLGVTESRICQLHTKAVLHLRTKLADIA; this is encoded by the coding sequence GTGTCTGAGGCAACCATCCGCCGTATCGACGAGTCCGGTGACGACGCCGACGCCCTGCTGCACGACCTGTGGACCCGGTACGTCGAGGGCCGGGACCCAGGCCTCCGGGACCGGCTGATCCTGCACTACGCCCCGCTGGTCAAGTACGTCGCCGGCCGGGTCGGCAGCGGTCTGCCCGCGCACGTCGAGCAGGCCGACCTCATCTCCTACGGCACCTTCGGGCTCATCGACGCGATCACTCGGTACGAGCCCACCCGCGAGGTGAAGTTCGAGAGCTACGCGATGGCCCGCATCCGCGGGGCGATCATCGACGAGCTGCGCAACACCGACTGGATCCCGCGGTCGGTGCGGGTCAAGGCCCGCGCGTTCGAGCGCACGGTCGCCGAGCTGGAGAGCAAGCTCCACCGGACGCCGACCGACGAAGAGGTCGCCGACGCCATGGACATGGACGTCGAGGACATCCGGAAGTTCCTCGGTCAGCTGTCCCTGGTGAACGTCGTCGCACTGGACGAGCTGCTCACCGACGACGACGGCGGCTCCCCACGCCTCGGCGACACCCTCCAGGACCCCACCGCGCTCGACCCGCAGGCGATGGCCGAGCACGGCGAGGCCCGCCAGCTGCTGGCCCGCGCCGTCGAGCAGCTGCCCGAGCGGGAGAAGGTCGTCGTCTCCCTCTACTACTTCGAGGGCCTCACGCTCGCCGACATCGGCCGGGTGCTCGGAGTGACCGAGAGCCGGATCTGCCAGCTGCACACCAAGGCGGTGCTGCACCTGCGCACCAAGCTCGCCGACATCGCCTGA
- a CDS encoding tyrosine recombinase XerC, whose protein sequence is MATPSTAEVRAGLPPALAEALAGYEEHLSAQRDLSANTLRSYVGDVARLLDHLARRSGTQPHDLDLATLRSWLAQGRTRGHSRSTTARHASAARSFTAWLRRAGLMPEDVGQRLVSPKAHRTLPDVLAPDQARALVETAAGAEDPVRLRDAVVLELLYASGIRVSELVGLDVDDVDRGRRLLRVLGKGRKERSVPYGLPAERAVDAWLTRGRPALATPDSGPALLLGLRGRRLDAREARRTVHAATSSVPGAPDIGPHGLRHSAATHVLEGGADLRSVQELLGHASLATTQIYTHVTVERLRAVHAQAHPRA, encoded by the coding sequence GTGGCCACTCCCAGCACCGCAGAGGTCCGCGCCGGGTTGCCCCCGGCGCTGGCCGAGGCGCTGGCCGGCTACGAGGAGCACCTGAGCGCGCAGCGCGATCTCTCGGCGAACACGCTCCGCAGCTACGTCGGTGACGTCGCCCGGTTGCTCGACCACCTGGCCCGGCGCAGCGGCACGCAGCCGCACGACCTCGACCTCGCCACGCTGCGCAGCTGGCTCGCGCAGGGGCGCACCCGCGGGCACAGCCGGTCCACGACCGCCCGGCACGCCTCGGCCGCCCGGTCGTTCACCGCCTGGCTGCGCCGGGCCGGGCTCATGCCCGAGGACGTCGGCCAGCGGCTGGTCAGCCCCAAGGCCCACCGCACGCTGCCTGACGTGCTGGCCCCCGACCAGGCGCGTGCGCTGGTGGAGACGGCGGCCGGGGCCGAGGATCCGGTGCGGCTGCGCGACGCCGTCGTCCTGGAGCTGCTGTACGCCAGCGGCATCCGGGTCAGCGAGCTCGTCGGCCTCGACGTCGACGACGTCGACCGGGGACGCCGGCTGCTGCGGGTGCTGGGCAAGGGCCGCAAGGAGCGCAGCGTGCCCTACGGGTTGCCGGCCGAGCGGGCAGTGGACGCCTGGCTGACCCGGGGTCGCCCGGCTCTCGCGACGCCGGACTCCGGCCCGGCGCTCCTCCTGGGCCTGCGGGGACGGCGGCTCGACGCCCGGGAGGCCCGTCGCACGGTGCACGCCGCCACCTCCAGCGTCCCGGGGGCCCCGGACATCGGCCCGCACGGGCTCCGGCACTCCGCGGCCACCCACGTGCTCGAGGGGGGCGCGGACCTGCGTTCCGTCCAGGAGTTGCTCGGCCACGCTAGCCTCGCGACGACGCAGATCTACACGCACGTGACGGTCGAACGGCTCCGTGCGGTCCATGCCCAGGCGCACCCTCGTGCCTGA
- the frr gene encoding ribosome recycling factor, which translates to MIDDTLLDAEERMDKALSVAREDLGSVRTGRAAPSMFNKIVVDYYGAPTPVPQMASITVPEARMAVIKPYDSSQMSAIEKAIRDSDLGVNPTNDGQLLRVVFPQLTEERRRDLVKMARSKGEDAKVAIRNIRRRAKEELDRIVKDGEAGEDDVRRAEKELDDLTAQHTSGIDDAVKNKETELLEV; encoded by the coding sequence GTGATCGACGACACCCTGCTCGACGCCGAGGAGAGGATGGACAAGGCCCTCTCGGTGGCGCGCGAGGACCTCGGCTCGGTCCGCACCGGGCGGGCGGCCCCCTCGATGTTCAACAAGATCGTCGTGGATTACTACGGGGCGCCCACGCCGGTGCCCCAGATGGCGTCCATCACCGTGCCCGAGGCCCGGATGGCGGTCATCAAGCCCTACGACAGCAGCCAGATGTCGGCCATCGAGAAGGCCATCCGGGACAGCGACCTGGGCGTCAACCCGACCAACGACGGCCAGCTCCTGCGGGTCGTCTTCCCGCAGCTGACGGAGGAGCGGCGCCGCGATCTGGTCAAGATGGCCCGGTCGAAGGGCGAGGACGCCAAGGTCGCCATCCGCAACATCCGCCGCCGCGCCAAGGAAGAGCTCGACCGCATCGTCAAGGACGGCGAGGCGGGTGAGGACGACGTGCGCCGCGCGGAGAAGGAGCTCGACGACCTCACCGCCCAGCACACCTCCGGCATCGACGACGCGGTGAAGAACAAGGAGACCGAGCTGCTCGAGGTCTGA
- a CDS encoding M23 family metallopeptidase encodes MRTRLTALVLLASLAVPALASAAAGPVPVTGVRQFPAWAAPLLDGPTVTRPFEAPAHRYGPGHRGADLAGTAGTPVLAAGDGIVVFAGMVAGRPVVSVNHAGGLRTTYEPVRPSVGAGERVERGAPLGALLPGHEGCPADACLHWGARRGEDYLDPLLLLRPPRVRLLPFGDGLSPGAAPARASGGRPPSAAGRRPLEADRHRQASSAAERVPRQLRRCRRAWCAGAAPPWCAAGRSGSRSLRAPGRCRRA; translated from the coding sequence ATGCGCACCCGCCTCACCGCGCTCGTCCTGCTGGCGTCGCTGGCCGTGCCCGCGCTCGCGTCGGCGGCGGCCGGGCCGGTTCCCGTGACCGGGGTGCGCCAGTTCCCCGCCTGGGCCGCTCCCCTGCTCGATGGCCCGACGGTGACCCGGCCGTTCGAGGCCCCGGCGCACCGGTACGGCCCCGGGCACCGCGGTGCCGACCTGGCGGGTACCGCGGGGACGCCGGTGCTGGCGGCCGGCGACGGGATCGTCGTGTTCGCCGGGATGGTCGCCGGCCGGCCGGTGGTCAGCGTCAACCACGCCGGCGGGCTGCGGACGACGTACGAGCCCGTCCGGCCGTCGGTGGGCGCGGGCGAACGGGTGGAGCGGGGTGCGCCCCTGGGCGCGCTGCTGCCCGGGCACGAGGGGTGCCCGGCCGACGCCTGCCTGCACTGGGGGGCGCGCCGAGGGGAGGACTACCTCGATCCCCTGCTGCTGCTGCGGCCACCGCGGGTCCGGCTGCTGCCGTTCGGGGACGGGCTCAGCCCGGGAGCTGCGCCCGCCAGAGCGTCCGGCGGTCGTCCGCCGAGTGCTGCGGGTCGTCGACCCCTGGAAGCCGATCGGCACCGGCAGGCCTCCTCGGCCGCCGAGCGGGTCCCCCGGCAGCTCAGGCGATGTCGGCGAGCTTGGTGCGCAGGTGCAGCACCGCCTTGGTGTGCAGCTGGCAGATCCGGCTCTCGGTCACTCCGAGCACCCGGCCGATGTCGGCGAGCGTGA
- the tsf gene encoding translation elongation factor Ts: MSAFTAADVKRLRDATGAGMMDCKKALTEADGDYDKAVEFLRVKGAKDVGKRLERSTTNGVVVSKDGALLELDCETDFVAKNADFVALADRLLEIGLQNTPADAEALLNTEVDGQTVAALVEGESARIGEKLVLSRFVAFEGATATYLHKRATDLPPAIGVAVQYSGGSEDAARSLAMHIAAARPRYLTRDEVPAEAVETERRVAEQTAKEEGKPEQAITKIVEGRVNAYYKDFVLLEQPSITEPKRTVKQIVDEAGMTVERFARFEVGQA, encoded by the coding sequence ATGTCTGCCTTCACCGCAGCCGACGTCAAGCGTCTCCGCGACGCCACCGGCGCCGGCATGATGGACTGCAAGAAGGCCCTCACCGAGGCCGACGGCGACTACGACAAGGCCGTCGAGTTCCTGCGGGTCAAGGGCGCGAAGGACGTCGGCAAGCGTCTGGAGCGCTCCACCACCAACGGTGTCGTCGTCAGCAAGGACGGCGCGCTGCTGGAGCTGGACTGCGAGACCGACTTCGTCGCCAAGAACGCCGACTTCGTCGCGCTGGCCGACCGCCTGCTGGAGATCGGCTTGCAGAACACGCCGGCCGACGCCGAGGCCCTGCTGAACACCGAGGTCGACGGCCAGACCGTCGCGGCGCTGGTCGAGGGTGAGTCCGCCCGGATCGGCGAGAAGCTGGTGCTCAGCCGTTTCGTGGCCTTCGAGGGCGCCACCGCGACCTACCTGCACAAGCGGGCCACCGACCTGCCCCCGGCGATCGGTGTCGCCGTGCAGTACTCCGGTGGCAGCGAGGACGCCGCCCGCAGCCTGGCGATGCACATCGCCGCCGCGCGGCCGCGCTACCTCACCCGCGACGAGGTCCCGGCCGAGGCGGTCGAGACGGAGCGCCGCGTCGCCGAGCAGACCGCCAAGGAGGAGGGCAAGCCCGAGCAGGCGATCACCAAGATCGTCGAGGGTCGGGTCAACGCCTACTACAAGGACTTCGTCCTGCTCGAGCAGCCGTCGATCACCGAGCCCAAGCGCACGGTGAAGCAGATCGTCGACGAGGCCGGCATGACCGTCGAGCGCTTCGCGCGCTTCGAGGTCGGCCAGGCCTGA
- the pyrH gene encoding UMP kinase codes for MSAPTAFRPADGSGYQRVLLKLSGESFGGGNVGVDADIVRGIAEQLAEVVAKGTQVAVVMGGGNFFRGAELSQAGMDRTKADYMGMLGTVMNCLALQDFCEKAGLETRVQSAITMGQVAEPYIPRKAIRHLEKGRLVIFGAGAGMPYFSTDTVAAQRALEIECQVLLMGKNGVDGVYDDDPRTNSAAVMYDGLDYATVLNKQLKVADATAISLCMDNQMPIVVFNLLRDGNIARATAGERIGTLISQPA; via the coding sequence ATGTCCGCCCCGACCGCCTTCCGTCCGGCCGACGGGAGCGGCTACCAGCGCGTGCTGCTCAAGCTGTCCGGCGAGTCGTTCGGCGGCGGCAACGTCGGGGTCGACGCGGATATCGTCCGGGGCATCGCCGAGCAGCTGGCCGAGGTGGTGGCCAAGGGCACCCAGGTCGCCGTCGTCATGGGCGGGGGCAACTTCTTCCGCGGCGCGGAGCTCTCCCAGGCCGGCATGGACCGCACCAAGGCCGACTACATGGGCATGCTGGGCACGGTCATGAACTGCCTGGCGCTGCAGGACTTCTGCGAGAAGGCGGGTCTGGAGACCCGGGTGCAGTCGGCCATCACCATGGGCCAGGTGGCCGAGCCCTACATCCCGCGCAAGGCCATCCGGCACCTGGAGAAGGGCCGACTGGTCATCTTCGGTGCGGGCGCCGGCATGCCGTACTTCTCCACCGACACGGTGGCCGCGCAGCGGGCGCTCGAGATCGAGTGCCAGGTGCTCCTCATGGGGAAGAACGGCGTCGACGGCGTGTACGACGACGATCCGCGGACCAACTCCGCCGCCGTCATGTACGACGGCCTGGACTACGCCACCGTGCTGAACAAGCAGCTCAAGGTGGCCGACGCGACCGCGATCAGCCTGTGCATGGACAACCAGATGCCGATCGTCGTGTTCAACCTGCTGCGCGACGGCAACATCGCGCGTGCTACCGCAGGTGAGAGGATCGGCACGCTGATCAGTCAGCCGGCCTGA
- the dprA gene encoding DNA-processing protein DprA produces the protein MSLDEDLEDARAAASVTGGVHPGIRRARAWLSRAVEPGTIDLFRYVEDVGAVEAVRRLRAGTAPDRIRSLVGARAQQDASLADLHRAERCGARLVVPEDDEWPAYPLHALTVAVAGEPFAARDQSDRTRALVPPLGLWVRGPGRLDVVADRSVAVVGSRASTAYGEHVAAELGHQLGERGWTVVSGGAFGIDSAAHRGALAAEAPTIAVLACGVDRVYPAAHGALFGRIAETGLLVSEWPPGCAPLRHRFLVRNRLIAALTRGTVVVEAAARSGAQATANRARRLGRALMVVPGPITSALSVGCHELLRDEEAGAVLVTSAAHVIEAVGGIGTDLAPPVERPTSPRDELSDVATRVLDACPVRIGVSPERLASIAGCTVLDVLRVLPSLELADLVQWTGTGWRLAPPPNPPGAAA, from the coding sequence ATGAGCCTCGACGAGGACCTCGAGGATGCGCGCGCGGCCGCATCCGTCACCGGCGGGGTGCACCCGGGGATCCGGCGGGCGAGGGCGTGGCTGAGCCGGGCCGTGGAGCCGGGCACCATCGACCTCTTCCGGTACGTCGAGGACGTCGGTGCGGTCGAGGCGGTGCGCCGGCTACGGGCCGGGACGGCGCCGGACCGGATCCGCTCCCTCGTGGGTGCGCGGGCGCAGCAGGACGCCAGCCTGGCCGACCTGCACCGCGCCGAACGGTGCGGGGCCCGGCTCGTCGTTCCGGAGGACGACGAGTGGCCGGCGTACCCGCTGCACGCCCTCACCGTGGCCGTCGCGGGGGAGCCGTTCGCAGCCCGCGACCAGTCCGACCGCACCCGCGCGCTCGTGCCGCCGCTCGGTCTGTGGGTCCGTGGTCCGGGACGGCTGGACGTGGTGGCCGACCGGTCGGTCGCCGTGGTGGGTTCGCGCGCCTCCACCGCCTACGGCGAGCACGTCGCCGCCGAGCTGGGTCACCAGCTGGGGGAGCGGGGCTGGACCGTGGTCTCGGGAGGGGCGTTCGGCATCGACAGCGCCGCCCATCGTGGCGCGCTCGCCGCCGAGGCGCCCACCATCGCGGTGCTGGCGTGCGGGGTCGACCGGGTCTATCCGGCGGCACACGGCGCACTGTTCGGGCGGATCGCGGAGACCGGCCTGCTGGTGAGCGAGTGGCCGCCCGGCTGCGCACCGCTGCGGCACCGGTTCCTCGTCCGCAACCGGCTGATCGCCGCGCTCACCCGCGGCACCGTGGTGGTGGAGGCCGCGGCTCGCTCGGGCGCCCAGGCGACCGCCAACCGCGCCCGGCGCCTCGGCCGGGCGCTGATGGTGGTCCCCGGGCCGATCACCTCTGCGCTGTCGGTCGGCTGCCACGAGCTGCTCAGGGACGAGGAGGCCGGCGCCGTGCTGGTCACCTCGGCCGCGCACGTCATCGAGGCCGTCGGCGGTATCGGCACCGATCTGGCACCGCCCGTCGAGCGGCCGACCTCACCGCGCGATGAGCTCTCCGACGTCGCGACACGGGTGCTGGACGCCTGCCCGGTCCGCATCGGGGTCAGCCCGGAACGGCTCGCGAGCATCGCCGGCTGCACGGTCCTCGACGTCCTCCGGGTGCTGCCGTCGCTGGAGCTCGCCGACCTCGTGCAGTGGACCGGTACCGGCTGGCGGCTGGCCCCACCGCCGAACCCACCCGGCGCGGCGGCTTGA